TGGGTGTGGCAGTCGATCAGCCCGGGGGTGACCCACGCGCCTTGCAGGTCCTGCACCTGGGCGTAGTCCGCCGTTGGTACCTGGCTGCGGGGGCCGATCCACTCGATCAGTGAATCGGCGGTGACCATGGCGGCATCCTCGATGATCGAGTATTTGCCGCCCGCCATGGTTGCGACGTGGCAGTGTTGCCAAAGCGTTTTCATCAACGCCTCCCTAAGTTATCGATGAGACAAAGCCGGGTCGTAATGGACCTTGGCCGCTTGCCCGGCAGCGGGTTTGACCCACAGCAGGTAAGCGAGCACCAGCAGTACGATCCACACAGCGCCGACCAGCAAAGCCGCCTGGGTATCCGGGAAGTAACCCAGCACACCAAACACGAACAACATGAACACGATGGCCGCCGCTGGCGCATAGGGCCAGAACGGCACCGGGAATTTCAGCTCGGCCACCTGTTCCTTGGTCATCGAGCGGCGCATGGCGACCTGGGTAAACAGGATCATCAGCCACACCCACACGGTGGCGAAGGTGGCAATCGAGGCGATCAGCAGGAATACGTTTTCCGGGATCAGGTAGTTGAGCACCACGCCGCCGAGCAACGCCGCGCCCATCACCAGTACGGTCATCCACGGCACGCCGTGCTTGGACAGCTGCGCAAAGCCCTTGGGCGCCTGCCCTTGCTGGGCCAGGCCGTACATCATGCGGCCGGCGCCGAAGATGTCGCTGTTGATTGCCGAGACGGCGGCCGAGATCACCACGATATTGAGGATAGTCGCCGCCGAGCCGATGCCCAGATTGCTGAAGATCTGCACGAACGGGCTGCCCTGGCTGCCGATCTGCGGCCACGGGTAGATGGCCATCAACACAAACAGGGTCAGCACGTAGAACAACAGGATGCGCAGCGGCACCGCATTGATCGCCTTGGGAATCACGCGCTGCGGGTCTTTGGCTTCACCGGCGGTGATGCCGATGATTTCGATGCCGCCAAATGCAAACATCACCACCGCGAATGAAGCGATCAGGCCGCCGATGCCGTTCGGCATGAAGCCGCCGTGGGCCCACAGGTTGCTCAGGCCACTGGCCTGGGTTTCGCCTGCCGAATGAATGCCGAACAGCATGATGCCGAAGCCGCCGAGGATCATCGCCACAATGGCACCGACCTTGAGCAGTGACAGCCAGAACTCCATCTCGCCAAATACTTTGACGTTGCACAGGTTCAGGCCACCGATCAAAAACACGATGCCCAGCACCCAGACCCAGCGCGCGACCTCGGGAAACCAGAAGCCCATGTAGATGCCAAAGGCGGTGACGTCGGCGAGGCAGACGATGATCATTTCAAACGCGTAGGTCCAGCCGAGCACAAACCCGGCCATCGGCCCCAGGTAGGTGCTGGCGTATTGGCCGAAGGAGCCGGACACCGGGTTGTGTACGGCCATTTCACCGAGGGCGCGCATCACCATGAACACCGCGGCGCCGCCGATCAGGTAGGCCAGCAGCACGGCAGGGCCGGCCATTTGGATGGCGGAGGCGGAACCATAGAACAACCCGGTGCCGATCGCGGAACCGAGTGCCATGAAGCGAATATGTCGGGCGCTTAGCCCGCGTTTCAAACCCTTTTCTTGCTGGTGCATTTCTCTTCCCTAGTTATTTTTATCCCGAGAAAATTCAAAATCGGCGAACGCTCAACCTGTGGGAGCTGGCTTGCCTGCGATGGCGGTCTGTCAGTCACAAATGTTTCAACTGACAGATAGCTATCGCAGGCAAGCCAGCTCCCACACTGGGGTGCGTTGCGGTTACAAGCTCGGCAGGAGCTTGGCAGGCACCAGCTCATTCAGGCAGCGGCTGGCGAGCAGTTCGCTGGCGGCATTGATGTCCGGGGCGAAGAAGCGGTCCTTTTCATAGAACGCCACTTTTTCGCGCAGAATCCCACGGGCTTTTTCCAGCTTGGCCGAGGTTTTCAAACCGTCGCGCAGGTCCAGGCCCTGGCATGCCGCCAGCCACTCGACGGCGAGTACACCACGGGTATTTTCAGCCATTTCCCACAAGCGCTTGCCCGCAGCCGGGGCCATGGACACGTGGTCTTCCTGGTTGGCCGACGTCGGGATGCTATCCACGCTATGGGGATGCGCCAGCGCCTTGTTCTCACTGGCGAGTGCAGCAGCAGTCACCTGGGCGATCATGAAGCCGGAGTTCACCCCGCCATTGCCGACCAAAAACGGCGGCAGTTGCGACATGTGCTTGTCCATCATCAACGAAATACGACGCTCGCTCAGCGAGCCGATCTCAGCGATGGCCAGCGCCATGTTGTCGGCAGCCATGGCCACCGGCTCGGCGTGGAAGTTACCACCGGAGATCACATCGCCTTCGGCCGCAAACACCAGCGGGTTATCCGACACGGCGTTGGCCTCTACCACCAGCACGTCGGCGGCCTGGCGGAACTGGGTCAGGCAGGCGCCCATGACTTGTGGCTGGCAGCGCAGGGAATACGGGTCTTGCACCTTGTCGCAGTTCTGGTGCGACTGGGACACCTGGCTGCTTTCGCCGAGCAGGTCACGATAGGCCGCAGCCGCGTCGATCTGCCCACGTTGGCCACGGGCGGCATGGATACGTGCGTCGAACGGCGAGCGCGAGCCCAACACCGCTTCCACTGTGAGGGCGCCGCACGCCAGCGCACCGGCGAACAGGTCTTCGCCTTCGAACAGGCCGCGCAATGCGTAAGCGGTGGACACCTGGGTGCCGTTCAGCAGCGCCAGGCCTTCTTTGGCCGCCAGCGTCAGCGGCGTCAGGCCGGCGACTTTCAGTGCCTCGGTGGCTTCCAGCCATTCGCCCTTGTAGCGCGCCTTGCCTTCGCCCAGCAGCACCAGCGACATATGCGCCAATGGCGCCAAGTCGCCGGAAGCGCCGACCGAGCCTTTAAGCGGAATGTGCGGGTACACCTCGGCGTTGATCAGCGCGATCAGCGCGTCGATCACCTGGCGACGGATCCCGGAGAACCCACGGCTCAGGCTATTGACCTTAAGCACCATGACCAGCCGCACCAGTGCGTCGCTGATCGGCTCACCGACACCGGCAGCGTGGGACAGCACCAGGGAACGCTGGAGGTTTTCCAGGTCTTCGCTGGCGATGCGGGTCGAGGCCAGCAGACCGAAACCGGTGTTGATGCCGTAGGCGGTGCGGTTCTCGGCGAGAATCTGCTCCACGCAGGCCACACTGGCTTCGATCTGCGCCGTGGCGCTGTCATCCAGACTGAGGGTTACCGGCTGCTGGTAGATGGCCCGCAGTTGGGCAAGGCTCAGTTGGCCTGGAATCAAATTTAGCGCAGTCACATTCATGCTCCTTGTGAATTATTTTTAGTGCAAATTAGGTAATACGTGGTGCAGCAAAGCGGTGTCCTTGAGCAACGCGGCGGCGCTCGCGATGTCCGGCGCCAGCCAGCGGTCTTGCTCGTAAGGTGGGACCTTTTCACGCAACAGACGCCAGGCACTGTCAGTGCCCGCGCCAAAACGCTGGTCCTGCAAAAACTCGAACGCCTGGGCCGCCAGCAGGTACTCAATGGCGAGGATCTGCGTGACGTTGGCCAGCAGCTGATGCAGCTTGAGCGCGGCGTTGGTGCCCATGCTCAAGTGGTCTTCCTGCAAGCCCGAGGTCACAAAGTTGTCGAGCACCGCCGGTTGCGCCAGCTGGCGGTTCTGCCCGCACAGCGAGGCAGCGACGTACTGCACGATCATCATCCCGGAGTTGACCCCAGGGTTGCTGACCAGGAACGCCGGCAAGCCGCTGACATGCGGGTTGATCAGGCGGTCCAGGCGACGCTCAGCCACCGAGCCGATTTCGGCCATGGCGATGGCAAGCATGTCGGCCGCCAGCGCCACAGATTGCCCATGCGGGTTGGCCTGGGACACCACGCGGTAGTTGTCCGGTGTGCCGAGCACCAGCGGGTTGTCGGTGGCGCTGTTGAGTTCGGTCTCGATCTGGCGCGTGGCGTGTTCAACCTGATCACGCGCCGCACCGTGGATCTGCGGGATCGAGCGGATGCTCAGCGCGTCCTGGGTGCGGATGCCTTTGCTGCTGGCGATCACTTCACTGCCATCGAGCAAGGCACGCAGGTTGATGCCGACTTGCTGCATGCCTGGGTGTGGCTTGAGGGCGATGATGGCCTCGTCGAAAGCGTCGATCTGACCACGCTGGGCTTCGAAACTCATGGCGCCGATCACGTCGGCCCATTGCAGCAGGTGATGGGCGTCGGCCAGGGCCAGACAGCTCAGGCCGGTCATGCACGGCGTGCCATTGACCAGGCACAGGCCGTCTTTGGCGCCGAGCACCACAGGCTGTAAACCTTCGGCTTCTAATGCGGCGTGCGCCGTGACGATCTGGCCGCGATAGCTCACCTCGCCAACGC
The window above is part of the Pseudomonas sp. KBS0710 genome. Proteins encoded here:
- a CDS encoding amino acid permease — its product is MHQQEKGLKRGLSARHIRFMALGSAIGTGLFYGSASAIQMAGPAVLLAYLIGGAAVFMVMRALGEMAVHNPVSGSFGQYASTYLGPMAGFVLGWTYAFEMIIVCLADVTAFGIYMGFWFPEVARWVWVLGIVFLIGGLNLCNVKVFGEMEFWLSLLKVGAIVAMILGGFGIMLFGIHSAGETQASGLSNLWAHGGFMPNGIGGLIASFAVVMFAFGGIEIIGITAGEAKDPQRVIPKAINAVPLRILLFYVLTLFVLMAIYPWPQIGSQGSPFVQIFSNLGIGSAATILNIVVISAAVSAINSDIFGAGRMMYGLAQQGQAPKGFAQLSKHGVPWMTVLVMGAALLGGVVLNYLIPENVFLLIASIATFATVWVWLMILFTQVAMRRSMTKEQVAELKFPVPFWPYAPAAAIVFMLFVFGVLGYFPDTQAALLVGAVWIVLLVLAYLLWVKPAAGQAAKVHYDPALSHR
- the hutH gene encoding histidine ammonia-lyase, with product MNVTALNLIPGQLSLAQLRAIYQQPVTLSLDDSATAQIEASVACVEQILAENRTAYGINTGFGLLASTRIASEDLENLQRSLVLSHAAGVGEPISDALVRLVMVLKVNSLSRGFSGIRRQVIDALIALINAEVYPHIPLKGSVGASGDLAPLAHMSLVLLGEGKARYKGEWLEATEALKVAGLTPLTLAAKEGLALLNGTQVSTAYALRGLFEGEDLFAGALACGALTVEAVLGSRSPFDARIHAARGQRGQIDAAAAYRDLLGESSQVSQSHQNCDKVQDPYSLRCQPQVMGACLTQFRQAADVLVVEANAVSDNPLVFAAEGDVISGGNFHAEPVAMAADNMALAIAEIGSLSERRISLMMDKHMSQLPPFLVGNGGVNSGFMIAQVTAAALASENKALAHPHSVDSIPTSANQEDHVSMAPAAGKRLWEMAENTRGVLAVEWLAACQGLDLRDGLKTSAKLEKARGILREKVAFYEKDRFFAPDINAASELLASRCLNELVPAKLLPSL
- the hutH gene encoding histidine ammonia-lyase; this translates as MSQATKIIIADAPLRWQDVVAVARHGAVLELSGHAWARIDNAQAIVQRIVTSGERAYGVNTGLGALCNVSLKGEQLSQLSRNTLLSHACGVGPVLSDEQTRSIICAAIINYSHGKSGLHPQVVHSLLALLNHGITPQVPSQGSVGYLTHMAHVGVALLGVGEVSYRGQIVTAHAALEAEGLQPVVLGAKDGLCLVNGTPCMTGLSCLALADAHHLLQWADVIGAMSFEAQRGQIDAFDEAIIALKPHPGMQQVGINLRALLDGSEVIASSKGIRTQDALSIRSIPQIHGAARDQVEHATRQIETELNSATDNPLVLGTPDNYRVVSQANPHGQSVALAADMLAIAMAEIGSVAERRLDRLINPHVSGLPAFLVSNPGVNSGMMIVQYVAASLCGQNRQLAQPAVLDNFVTSGLQEDHLSMGTNAALKLHQLLANVTQILAIEYLLAAQAFEFLQDQRFGAGTDSAWRLLREKVPPYEQDRWLAPDIASAAALLKDTALLHHVLPNLH